In Plutella xylostella chromosome 8, ilPluXylo3.1, whole genome shotgun sequence, the genomic stretch agtccactgttggacataggcctctcctaacgatcgccaccccaaacggtcacccgccatctgcatccagcggcttcccgctaccttccgcagatcatcagaccaacgggttggggggcgagcgacacgccgtttgccgacacggggtctccactccagaaccttacAGAAAAAAATCTACTATGTATAggcacataatataattactcCGATGCTATTTTATAACTTCCGTTGAAGAGTGCACCTGATTTGAGTGTGCGCGATAACATCAAGTGGGTggctttatttactttttagcAATAAAGAAAATCTCGCCGGTTTTTTGATAAACACTTACTGTATTACCACAAAAGAaggtttttaaccgacttcgaaaaaagaagGAGATTTAAGAATCTCTTAAATTAAGATTcgtgtgtatgttttttattagcaAGAGCCAGTATGTATGCTAGGAGCAACAGTCAGAATAAATACATTTCTAGTTACTTTCTTAAATTGAAGGCCCTCAATGTAGCATGGTACTAACTGCTTCATACATAATACCGGTTTTTCAGTAATCACATAAAATATTCACATAAAATCTTTCAGTAATAGGAAGATTCTTTGGCACTCTTCATTCACAATTGGCCTATCAAATCGGTAGATACCTACCACTGAAAGTTGATAGTTCGTATTCAGTACAATATTTAACTCAAGTTTTAGGTCACGAACAGCATCCCTCATAGTTCTTGTATGTAATGGGGCCCCGTGCAGGGTGACCATGGGGCGGGACACACCCCGGTATTTCCCGGAAACTGTCAAGTGCTCGACCCTATTTTATTTGGGAATAAACCCGCAGCGTTCATGTTAAATTGCTTGTTGAGGAACAAAGAGGAACTGAAAGTGAGCCTTCGGAATTTATTGCacttaaaattttacgttGCGGTCGCCATCTTGAATTTATACTATTTGCCTACTGCGCCGTCTTCGTTCGAGGACAATTTGGGTTTGTTTTGTATGGGCACTTTTATTGTTCATTTAGGTATACTGAATTCGGTCTAAACAGTAATTTGTGTCAACTACCCGCTATAGTTTAGCTTCTCTATGTTCAAATAATACTATTCtgtcaatttattatttctgtgtttgaataacattttaatttaactgttGATTTTGTTTACAGATTTTCGCAAatgtacataaattatattatttataaattttcaattgGACAGCCAGCCTGCGTTGTTCGTGGTGCCCTCGGCTGTATGTCCCACGTAGTGTGTGGACACCCTACCCAATCTCGTGGTCTATCCACAAGTCACGTCCGTTTTTGGCAACGTCTCTTCTCAGACTAAATGTTGGGAAAAATTGAAATAGCGAATCGGAATGAACGGGAATTAAATTTGGAAAAGTTCCgatgttattattaaattttggaTAACCTACTTTACCTTTCACATTTTTtgattatgtaaaaatatatatttaaatagttttgtaCCTATTTTTGGCTGACAAACTCTTGCGTTTGTCACCGAAacgataaaaatatgtaaatcaCGAGAATATTTTCTTGTCTCAGACTTTTTAGTGCCCGATTATGCTTAGTTCAGTTTTAGTTTAAGGACTTATTTTAGCACAAGTAGTCAAAATATTGGAAACATTTTCGAAAAACGAGACAATTGATAAGATATGCATCTTATCACTGTTTGCGAGTGTCTTGATCTAGATTGAGAATCTAGGTATTTACAGTTACTGGGCAAACAATGAGCGATGGCACTAATATTACTCTACAAGAACACTTCGATGAATTTCCTACAGCATCGCGTATGTCCATATTTATGGATAATTTCTATGAAGAACATGTTTAATGTAAgaacataattttacttatttgttaGCTCCAATATTCATAATGCGTATCAGGTACCTAATGGCCAGTTTTCTGTCTTTACACTTCAGCCTCTTTGGTCATACGTTGTTATATTATCATAATTGTATCATCCGACACCCAACTCTAGATTCAACTAGTAAAAAGATTTAAATCTATTAAGAACTTAAGTCTTGAcctatttatgaacacttgaaacacacaaaaaaaaacagaatcaaaACTAAATCACGTTACTGTTTACttaaatttagatttataTCAAATAATGATAAGAAGTACCCACAATGCGATAACAGTCGCTATGTTTTGTACATACGTATATCACCTTCATTACAGTTTAAGGCTTACAATAAAAGGAGTAACGATCTCCTTTTccgtttaaaaatatacctaaatcgCGGGAAAttagttcttttaactttttctTTTGTGTCAGTTGGCAAGTTTTTAATCGCATTTATATTCGGCCAGTGTTTTTTAACCATAAGGACCTTGGACGCTGACGTCAGgagtgtgtgcgtgtgtgtgtgttgccATTACATAAATTGATTGCGCTAGTGTTGTGCTTTGATAAGGCGTAAATGAAATGGTAATCGATAGATTGCGTTGCTAGTTTATTGTGTTTACATCGATTTGGGTTGAATTAATCGGGCGGCGTGTCAGCGTGTTACGGAAAGTGACAGTGATCGTTGAGGTAACTAAAATTAATGTCTGATGTAGTAGTAgaattattaatttcattgtGATCGACAACATAGCTAGGTATATTAATTGTTACTCATAAACGTATGGGTACCCAGGTATATGTTAAATTTATCTATGTATGCTGGATGCATGATTGAAgaagtgttttatttgtatgagGAAAAATGTGTTTTCTTGTAAAAACTAAATACACAATGATATCATAGCTGCAGATAACAGGAGCTGTTATCGCGGTGATTTGAGAATTATTTCACTAAACATGTACAGGATGGCTGTTTGTTAGTTGTTCTATCAGACAGAAacatttacataggtaggtattaatcAAATAACCTTTAAAAATGACTGAAAACCTGGAATTTTACAGGTACCATTGCCAGTTTGTCAGAGTCTATTTGCCCCAAATCgtacttactattttttagAACCTACGACCACGGTAATAGCAGATACTTATAATACTATTCACCGACGTCCCCAATCCAATCTATTCACTGGGCTGAGGTtcctgcgggttgactggcagaaaatgcttttagcattaagtccaccctttgtacttttatttgtaatatttgtacaataaataactaaataataataataaaaataaggaGTACCTAATTGATTcgttaagtacctagttatttaAACTAGAGTTTAAAACTACATTCCTTTTAACATGTACTTATCAAGTATGTGAATCGATTTAAGTAGAatataagaccgccttttacGTTAAGTTCACCCGAATTACGTTACAACTTGTTCATTTTATCTATCAATCCAGCCCCTACCGTCAATCTTAGGTCGTTGGCTTGTTGTTAGTATTGCATTTTGTAATCTTAGTATTATTATGGCCTGACCACGATAAGTGTGAACGTCAATGGGCGGGATTTACGCAACCCTATCTTGTATGTTGTTGTGCTTCTCTATCTTCTTAAAGATACGACGTTTATGTCGATGACTAATGATGACAGGAAGTAGTTGGCACCTGTTTTAGAATTTTAGATATTTCCTTGCGTAtggtaaatacttaaataggtAAGGAAGTAAAAACAATAGACAGGTAGAGTAGGCAGTCGATAGGTTGAGTGAGGAAATTTCAGAAGTTTGATGGCAGATATCAGAATTTTGTGGCATTGGTATGCTTTGGAGCCTAAGCCTATGCTAGTAGCACTAGATGATCTGGTCTGATGAAGACGATTCAAACGTAAccacaaaataacaaatttcTTAACTTCCACTCTCCATTCAGTCACCATGCTTTGCTAATATTTTCTCCCGTTAAACACCCGTTAATCCTATGTTTGTGGTACACATTTATCTAGGTACAGTAAGCGGCAGGGAAACCTGACCCcactcagaagcattgttactatcaGAGGAGGGTCACGTTTCTCTGCCCCTGACCGTACATACTGGTATCACTGGTCGCAAAACACGTTCAAATCTGTGCGCACGTCGCGCGACATACAAAATGCAAGCCCCCGGGCCGTGGAGCCGCCTTTAAAGCCTATAAATTGGAGATTTTTCGCTAAGAAAAACAACATTTGTAATCTAAAATTCTCCACTAATGTAATAAGTGAAGTTATGACTGTTGCTCACTTGGACTGGCTTCTCACGTACTGCTAACAAAATACACTTATATAATATGCATTTTATTGTCCAACTGTACATCGGAAGGTAATATTTTGGCATCCGACTTTGGGTTTTAACTCGTTGTGTTAAGAGCTGTTAGGGGTTATGTAGAGTGTTGCCGCGAGCGTGGCGGCCTGTTGTTGTACCGTCGGCAGAAAGTTtccatattattttgttttacacaTGTGTTTTGTTCAAAGTTGTTTCTTCATCTCATAATAAGTTTTCTTGTAGCGACGAGATTACGCTTCTGTTATGGAAGGTTTTAGGTCACATGATGATAGAATAAGCCTCGGTATTAAGTTTTGTACATAGCCAGCTTAAATTGGGATAAAAATGTGGAAAAACTGGGTCGCTCCGATAAAAAGTCGAGGTAGCAGACAAACAAACCATAAACTCAATGTTCGACATGGATTTACAgtagcttatttatttaattctcaTTTTAAGTTTAGTTCAAACAAGCAGGagctaatatttttatatgccTACTTATgtagttttatttgtgtacTCTTTAAATAGCCAAAGAGGTTAGCGTAACAACTCGAACAACAGACGaagtttaaaatttgaaaatttaaaagtgGAACGTTTGTCTGTGTTGCCAGTACgttcgtagctcgtagcagtTTCGTAGCGCCTGCTACGCCGGCCTACGCCGTCGTAGGCTGCAACTTTGATGAGCTAGCCATGTGGCGACAACTATTTTGCGACTTTTGCTAGTGACGAAGAGTCTACGTGTGAAAGAGATAACTAATGTTATCTTCTTTAAAACTTTCTGGCAAAGAAGATTTTGCTTTTGTCTGcgattaataaaaacaactacaAATTAAAGTACATTCAAATCAAGTTTCAGTCAGAGAAAAGTTAACATACTACATTCTCAACTTTGCTTATACCTTATACATTGAAGTTCTCCATTTATTACAAAGAGGCCATTTTGTATTCCCGGGATATAGATCACATTTTTATTCCAACTTGAGTCTTTTGGGTTAAAAGTTTCGGAGATGGTTAGATAATGGATCAAGTGTTTTGGGTAGGGAAGGGCTCTTAGGGATGAGTTCCGTGAACCAAGGGATTGGGAAagtggtaggtacttagctatttatgtaaaaagaagaacttttttgtataatatatttacaaaaacttgtcggtacctacgtatttattttaagcgGGATTTTGTCACTGTGcagttattacattattttcgaacctccgtttacgttgcgtatcgtcaacagtcactgtcaaaatgtaaggcaaatttgttagttccaaaagtgactacgttggcgctgttatttttccatatgtttgtgtagtatcgaaaatagtatcgaattgcCACGTTAGCCGACAGGCCCTCTGGTTTAGAATTTGTAGTTGTAGTTTTAGTATATCGAGTAAAATAGCtgatcccgcgagcttcacttcgacttaaagttttcccgtgggcattccgcaataaaaagtagcctatgtgttaatccagggtgtcagctaacttcatTTAAATCGGTTGTgctgttttgacgtgaagaaataacaaacatacacagtcacacactcacaaactgtcgcttttataatattagtaggattatGCTGCCATTAGGTCGATCACTAATGATTCTCCCCCCATTCTACAACCTCCAAACCCTAACCTATCTTTCATTTGTTCCAGAAACCGTTGACTGTGAACCCGCCTTGCACCACTAGTTCCGCTTCTAAGTTCAAACTCGAGAAAGCCGCGTTGTACGTTGTCCATTGAAGCATGTGTGCGCAGTGAGTCAAGCTGGCGGGGTACAGACACGCAGTGTACGCCGGCGCGGCGTACCACGCGCGCACGCAGCACCACCCGCTCAATGCCAGTAAGTGGTAGagtcattattttatttatttttaattaagttggTTATTTTGTTTATGGCCAGGACGACACGAAGTGTAAGTCACCTTCGAGGTTGGGAGAAGAAGGTTGATGACAGAGTATTGTGCGGCTTTGTGGTATAGGCATTTATAATAACATGAGAAGTCGACTGTTTGTATCACGCCAGtttataacattaatttaaCTATCCTCTATGTTTTGTTTCAATATGACTTAAGTACTGAAAATTCAATATGACGCACTGCACGAATGATGACTTACATAGAAGCCTAGCTAtaaacgtaaataaataaccaaCAGTAACTTAAAAGATTTTGTAtaagataaaaataagaatCACTGGAATCTTATAGACGTACACACACCACGCCCTTCTCGCAAACTTAACCTTTCTAGACCGTATCTCTGCACACATAGGAACTATTTACATTCGTCGGTGCTAATCTAATAAGCGTCAACTGTCACATTAGGCGAAGTTTCGGCCTCCGCCGCGGATCAAGATAGGCTAATCGCTCACCGCTCACCTGCCACGCTAGGCCGGGTACAGACGGATGCATGAAGAATTGTACACtgtgtacactgtacagtcAGGTTTCAAATTTCtcgaatttcaaaattcgcgaaaaattTCCATAGTtccattctccatagtaaaaggtcacaaaaatagtttctatgaaaaatgttttaattttttcgcgaattttcagaTCTGATTatttttcgggcttagatataccatgctgcacatgtaggtttcggcttagtatacccttttcgcaacatcctgtataagttATTAcacttaacaaataaaataaaaaagttgaaaacacCCGAAATTCAACACTGAAAGTCGCATCATTATAGAACAGCTTATCCgatattcatgaaaaattgCTACGGAAACTTGGGATAACATTACctacgaatattataaaaacaaaacgaatGATAAACATCGAGAAAAAGGAAGAAAGGGTCGTGGTTAATttagaaacttagtttttcgtaaccTAGAGTAACCTCCTATACCTCTTTTGCAATATGTGCAATATAATTTAACCCGTAATTGATTCCGTggcctatattttattttcattagaCTTGCTTGCACAGTGTTCTATGCGTGACTCCCACCCTAGCCTATCCGTTTATAAAGTGTACACTCAACAAGTTTTATAACTATCAACTACTTAAAACTACACACATGCACATATTCTACAATCTAGGTATAGGGTGAAAATGAAGATAAATTATggtataaaattgtattgtctGACTAAAtttgtaagtacataggtataggttaaaaaaattgtgaatATGGATGGCAAAGCAAAATAAACaactcttttaattttaactccCTAGAtactgaataataataataataataataataatataaacttatttatatttaatgttatcaaCACCGAGTAGCGTTAATCTAAATATTGGAGCTTGATTTTCTTACTTCCCAAAGCAACCTCTGTCCCAGCAAAACACGAGACCTAGATACGGCTAGATGTATTCATACAATAAGCAAGTGAAATATGAAAACGTCcgagagggttactctaccttCACATTTAAAAGGAACTAACTAAAGATGTCATGCAATCGTTACGTCTGATAGCGACATGAATCGTAAATACAACCGACATAATTATTAGCAATCAGCAATATAATATCTGTCAGATACAtacaatgtatgtatattgcTAAAGTCCGCTAGTTTTACGGTATATATGCTATCAAatttgcttctttttggtctggacaaattaaaaaatgcgcatgttcactgacacgatagaagaagacGTTAGATGGGCTCCAAATCGTTTTTCATAAGCGATAGTGACCCCAGACCTTACCTTCGAGGAAGCCACGTCGGCAACAAAGCCAAGCGTAGAGAATAGTTGGTTCgtaccgccgccgccgccgccgccgccgccgccgccgccgccgccgccgccgccagcgccaaACGTAAGTAATGCAATATCGGACATTCCACACCGACTATGTGTGCTCAGGGCCGGATTCAGGACTTCTAGATATAATATGTAGTTTGTCGCAAAATCTTTAGATTTAATCAGTTTAACGAGGTACCAAAGTGTGACAAGCGTGTAAAAGACCGTATGCTAATCCAAATGGactgtaatttataaaatctgtttgtatattttatacaaaaaataataaaatcctATGACTTTACTTGGCTGCTATCGTAGCACCACCGACAACAATATTTCAGATccatccatacaagttacatCAGTTTTGACAGGCGGCGAAGGTGCTTATGAAGGCTTTCATTGCTAATAtgcggtggtggtaaccccactgtATTGTATTTGGTTCCTGTCCTAATTtcctacagtcgtcgaaatatcaGAGGCCCGCttggacagctccaaaatgtatgggatgacagctggtgtcaaatctaaatcataaaaaatctaaacaataaataacttttggtGCATTTAATGTTCTTTTTTACTTTCGGCCGTTAAATAATACGCCAGAttttgtgtctttttatgtaagtattacatGAATCAAAATTTGTgcagctgtccaaacgggcctattatatttcgaagACTGTAGTCCGGCTCTGCGCTATTTTGCCACAATACCTCCTATTTGCTTTTCAGATTAACATCCCCAATTATTCGACCGTTGCTCGAAAATTCAGGCGGATTAATTGcgaattaattattaatcaacttgcatgattttatttaggcTACACTTATATTGATATGGGAATTATGCATACatgaaaatatacctaaaatttagttattaatagtCTACTCCTGGttgattaataatttagttagtcaattattattttatgatgtCAGGTCATACTGTTGTTGGTAGGGACTGGCACTCGATACGGGTTTAAACTATATTAGTCCGTGAAAGAGTTTTAAAGCCGGCATAGTGGAAGCCTTAAAACTTCAACAAGTATTAAAAGTCAATCTTCTTCTCAAATACTCTTGGGAATAACGATAAAAAATCTATAACAGTAAGTGTTTCACTTTTCAACTTGAAGTATCAATTTTAGTTTTAGCTTTTCCATTCAGATTTAAGTTGggaaagtttatttataaatttatccattttaaaactttggtagtttattttttattgatctaTTGACGGTAACGTTATTTCCAGAAGctatagatacctacttagacATGAGAGCAGAAATGTAAGTCattaaataggtactcagCTAGAGGCCCAAAAACGTTGTAATACAATAATCCTAAATGCATGAATTTGTCACCTTCGTATACCTTTATCTTATGTTtatgagtaagtacctactcgaTAGCATTAACCCATGTTTTCGTACAGTGCTCAACATAACACAAAAATACTGGCTGGTTGGCAAAACAAAAGTTACAGACGAGACAAACTCTACCATAGACATTAGACACTCTGATTTATAGCCCAACGTCAACATGTCAAAGCTTCAAAGGCCACTGCCACCGAGTTTAGCCTCCTTTTGAATTTAGAACACGGAGTCCAACACAATATCCGACCTTTTTCGTCGGGAGCAAAAACAGCGCCATCTTGATTGATGAATGATAGACTGAAGATCACTCGAGTGATCTGtgaacataaaatacttttaaaaaaatattggaaacTAGATTTACTAGATCATCTATCATAGAAATTTATTAGAGAGAAGATTTATATACccagtaggtataggtaggtatttcgaTTAGAAAGGCAGGTTGTTCCAAAAAGTTATAAGTAACTATTAGTAGTAGTaagttttcttttctttacCTTTTCGAAAATGTCTGActctaaaattaaatcagagtaggtactttaagtacttaattaattgtgTCAGAATAAAGTTACAGTTTATAACCAATGAAGAAGCACTATATACTACAGTTACTATTGCGATGATTTAAGAAAATACTAACTACGTAATAacatttagcattaagtccaccttttgtacacttatatttcatatttgtgcaataaagtattaaataaataaataataacaatttaaaatacctacttaatcaaaattaagtaTTTGGATAAATagaatttctttaaatatctACTTGATAACATCTAGCATATTGATAAACTAGAAAAATACCTATGAAAagtattaaatacctacttctaACTTTACTCGTAACACTGCCATCTGTGGACAGTTCTAGAAACTAAAACCGTGTGCTTCTTTACCGACACAGCCGATAAGCGCATGCGTATGACGCAAGGCCACGGCCgcacacaaacacaacacACGCACACAGGCATCGACTGCCCAAAGAGTGACACTTCGTAACACTACAATGACATTAAAGTGTATTTACAGctgtttttaagtttatttactttcaaAATTACCTAAGTTTAATTGAAGGAGTGttaataaatgtaagtaccATTGATTTTCACTATAATCTGAGCATCTTGGTAGTATAACCTCAAATGCgccttgtatattttttacttgtgTACTTAAGTCATTTATATCGATGAGTTCccattataattaaattaaaccttGAGACGTTTAAACCTTATCAGCAGTATCGGTGTATTCGGTGTAGATAACAATGTTTTTGAGAACTGATTTTTCAAGATTATGTCTACATTTTAACGTTTTGTTATAGTATTCTgctgatttaattaaatttgtctGTATTTCAAGTAGAAAGATACGGTGGCATTGTAGCTAACTGATagtcattaattaattactatttttttatacaaaacaaaaagtaagtaagtatatcagCAGTTAAGACCGCTTCTATACTTAcacaaatttgaaattgaagtGTAACATCCGATATGGTCTAGTGGCTAGGATACCTGGCTCTCACCCAGGAGgctcgggttcgattcccggtaTCGGAatatctttttaatttttttttcttattttttcagaAATCAAAATGGTTTCGGTGATGGCGGCTTTGGCCATTTCGATGGTTTTCGTCGGATGTTGCTCCAACGTCGTTTTCTTAGAGTTGGTGGTCAAAGAAGACCCGGGGGCGGGAAATCTAGTCACGTTCCTACAGTTTCTCTTTATAGCAGTTATTGGATTTTGCACCGTCGGCAAATTCGGAACAGCCAAGAGAAACATACCTTTCAAACAGTACCTTTTACTAGTCGGATTCTTTTGGACAAGCAGTGTGGCTAATAACTACGCCTTCGACTTTAACATAGCTATGCCACTGCACATGATATTCAGAGCCGGGTCACTGATGGCCAATATGGCTATGGGAGTGTGGATATTGAAGAAACAGTACCCCCCTCTGAAATACTTAGCCGTGTTCATGATCTCCGCCGGAATAGCGGTATGCACGATCCAATCCAGTGGTGACGTCAAGGCCCAGAGAGAAACCTCAACAGATGCGGTAGAGGAAGAACGACTCAAGTTCATTGATTGGCTGTGGTGGTGCCTCGGCATTGCCATCCTGACCTTTGCGCTCTTCGTCTCAGCCAGAATGGGCATATTCCAAGAGTCCTTGTACTCAAAGTACGGCAAGCACCCTTGGGAAGCGTTATACTACACTCATTTACTGCCACTTGTGTTTTGGTTGCCGACGGCGCCTAATTTACTTGGCCACCTGAGTTTAGCCAAAGAGACCCCTATGATGGAGGTGTTTGGGGTGAGTCTGCCGCGGCAGGTGGTCTGGCTGATCCTTTACGTGGTGACACAGGGATTATGCATCAGTGCCGTGTATGTTTTAACAACGGAATGCGCGTCGCTGACGGTGACCCTGACGGTGACACTGAGGAAGTTTGTGTCACTGATATT encodes the following:
- the LOC105393454 gene encoding UDP-xylose and UDP-N-acetylglucosamine transporter, which codes for MVSVMAALAISMVFVGCCSNVVFLELVVKEDPGAGNLVTFLQFLFIAVIGFCTVGKFGTAKRNIPFKQYLLLVGFFWTSSVANNYAFDFNIAMPLHMIFRAGSLMANMAMGVWILKKQYPPLKYLAVFMISAGIAVCTIQSSGDVKAQRETSTDAVEEERLKFIDWLWWCLGIAILTFALFVSARMGIFQESLYSKYGKHPWEALYYTHLLPLVFWLPTAPNLLGHLSLAKETPMMEVFGVSLPRQVVWLILYVVTQGLCISAVYVLTTECASLTVTLTVTLRKFVSLIFSIVYFKNPFTLGHWLGTLLVFIGTLIFTEILQKCVALVQPSQKAVEKKKK